Proteins found in one Carassius auratus strain Wakin chromosome 12, ASM336829v1, whole genome shotgun sequence genomic segment:
- the stx4 gene encoding syntaxin-4, producing MRDRTKELGNTADASDEDEETTALMIKPGSGSSANEEKENESFFKKVQEIHEGLESIKKKVSELENKQKTVLGVALPEESMKKELQSLREDIKVMASQIQKKLKSIEPKKAEGEDKYIPINVRMRRTQHGVLSREFLEVMGHCNTIQAQYRDRNVERIQRQLKITGNNVTDEELESMLESGQTDVFTQNILNDAKATRQALNEIESRHDEIIKLEKSIKELHDMFQYLAMEVEAQGEMVDRIEENIKSSHNYVEKAVADTAAAVETSKKVRKKKLWIAICLAILIIILAIILAVTFGT from the exons ATGCGGGACCGAACGAAAGAGTTGGGCAAT ACTGCTGATGCatcagatgaagatgaagaaaccACCGCTCTCATGATAAAGCCCGGATCTGGGAGCTCAGCAAACGAGGAGAAAGAAAACGAGTCTTTCTTTAAAAAG GTTCAGGAAATTCACGAGGGACTTGAATCGATTAAAAAGAAGGTGTCTGAATTGGAGAACAAACAGAAAACGGTGTTAGGAGTCGCACTTCCAGAGGAAA GTATGAAAAAGGAACTGCAGTCCCTCAGAGAAGACATCAAAGTCATGGCCAGCCAGatccaaaagaagttaaaaa GCATTGAACCTAAGAAAGCTGAAGGTGAAGACAAATATATTCCAATAAACGTTAGAATGCGGCGAACCCAG CATGGTGTCTTGTCCCGTGAATTTCTGGAAGTGATGGGTCACTGTAATACAATTCAAGCCCAGTACAGAGACAGAAATGTGGAGAGGATACAAAGACAACTCAAAATCA CTGGTAACAATGTGACAGATGAAGAGCTAGAATCCATGCTTGAGAGTGGGCAAACTGATGTTTTCACACAAAAC ATTTTGAATGATGCTAAAGCTACGAGACAGGCTCTGAACGAGATTGAGTCACGACATGATGAGATCATCAAGCTAGAGAAAAGTATTAAAGAGCTGCATGATATGTTTCAGTACCTTGCGATGGAGGTGGAAGCACAG ggTGAAATGGTTGACCGGATTGAGGAGAACATTAAGAGTTCCCATAACTACGTGGAGAAAGCTGTTGCCGACACAGCTGCTGCTGTAGAAACTTCAAAAAAAGTTCGCAAG AAAAAATTATGGATTGCCATATGCCTtgctattttaattataatactaGCCATTATCCTGGCTGTCACTTTTGGCACTTGA
- the si:dkey-220f10.4 gene encoding tubby protein homolog has protein sequence MEDAGVRQQKLDNQRSLLIKKQQRRRTDARMITANRDIRPKTRKQKAESDDTALLISQSQSNVSLSDTQPEQIYENTVEEICLGEMTISSRTEEASEEVAQSVPVIPKKIDLEISPRHSTKCTLVTDGQADGKKTKKKGVKKGQTKLLEDKPALEVEENEGKEKKTVKKKDKKNESKEKVKTEEQASIQTIQTDSVVEININEEKEPESESEDETKDCVPPTPKKKQHPKPMRCHLSDSEEEKEDEEEEDKKREAKKPPKKSKKGAKTDDSIASLNSNYKEPVSDSDSLDMGRSSPMSLEDLEQFAMRPAPRDVTIQCRITRDRRGVEKGIFPTYYLHMEKEDGKRVFLMAGRKRKKCKTSNYLISIDPTDLSRDTESYIGKLRSNVLGTKFTVYDNGVNPERKPFIKETDTLRQELAAICYEKNVLGFKGPRKMTVIIPGMHENDERVVIRPKNELESLLTRYENGNKENLVTLLNKSPSWNEQTQSYVLNFHGRVTQASVKNFQIVHPDNEDYIVMQFGRVAEDVFSMDYSFPMCALQAFAITLSSFDGKLACE, from the exons ATGGAGGATGCAGGTGTCCGACAACAGAAGCTGGACAATCAG CGTTCGCTATTAATCAAGAAACAACAAAGAAGAAGGACAGATGCCCGGATGATCACTGCGAATCGTGACATTCGTCCCAAGACACGCAAACAGAAAGCTGAGTCTGATGATACAGCTTTATTGATAAGCCAATCTCAGAGCAACGTTTCCCTCAGTG ACACACAGCCCGAGCAGATTTACGAAAACACGGTGGAAGAGATTTGTTTAGGAGAGATGACCATTTCATCCAGGACAGAAGAGGCTTCTGAAGAGGTTGCTCAGTCTGTTCCGGTCATCCCTAAGAAAATCGATCTAGAGATCAGCCCACGGCACAGCACTAAATGCACTTTAGTCACAGACGGACAGGCAGATGGAAAGAAAACTAAGAAGAAGGGTGTTAAAAAAGGGCAAACAAAAT TACTTGAGGACAAACCTGCATTAGAAGTGGAGGAAAATGAggggaaagagaaaaaaacagtGAAGAAGAAGGATAAGAAAAATGAATCCAAGGAGAAAGTGAAGACAGAGGAACAGGCTT CGATTCAGACCATTCAGACTGATTCAGTTGTGGAAATCAACATTAATGAAGAGAAAGAACCTGAATCAGAGAGCGAGGACGAAACAAAAGACTGCGTTCCTCCAAcaccaaagaaaaaacaacatccCAAACCGA TGAGATGTCATCTCAGTGatagtgaagaagaaaaagaggacgaagaggaggaggacaaaAAGAGGGAAGCTAAAAAACCACCAAAGAAGTCTAAAAAAGGAGCAAAAACTGATGACAGTATTGCTTCTTTAAACTCCAACTATAAGGAGCCCGTCTCTGATAGTGATTCTTTGGACATGGGAAGA TCCTCTCCGATGTCTTTGGAGGATCTGGAACAGTTTGCCATGCGTCCTGCTCCGAGAGATGTGACCATTCAGTGCAGGATCACCAGAGACAGGAGGGGAGTGGAGAAAGGCATCTTTCCCACATATTACCTCCATATGGAAAAGGAGGATGGGAAAAGG GTCTTTCTGATGGCtggcagaaaaagaaagaagtgcAAAACCTCGAATTATTTGATATCAATCGATCCTACCGATTTATCCAGAGATACTGAGAGCTACATTGGCAAACTAAG ATCAAATGTCTTGGGGACTAAATTCACTGTGTATGATAATGGCGTGAATCCAGAAAGGAAACCATTCATTAAAGAAACAGATACGCTGAGACAAGAGCTAGCAGCAATATGTTAT GAGAAAAATGTTTTGGGTTTCAAAGGACCTAGAAAAATGACAGTAATTATTCCTGGTATGCATGAGAATGATGAGAGAGTTGTTATTCGACCCAAAAAT GAGCTGGAGTCTCTGCTCACCCGATATGAGAACGGAAACAAAGAGAATCTTGTCACCCTTTTAAATAAATCACCCAGCTGGAACGAGCAAACTCAGTCATATGTGCTAAATTTTCATGGCCGGGTTACTCAGGCATCTGTGAAAAACTTTCAGATTGTCCACCCAGATAATG AGGACTACATTGTGATGCAGTTTGGGCGAGTAGCTGAAGATGTGTTCTCCATGGACTACAGCTTTCCCATGTGTGCTCTGCAGGCTTTTGCCATCACTCTGTCTTCCTTTGATGGCAAACTGGCTTGTGAATGA
- the snx11 gene encoding sorting nexin-11 isoform X1 — protein MAKQSKDRKDKIICPLCRVTSGRMIRSQEQDEFIAVRVQDPRVQNEGSWNSYVDFKIFLHTNSKAFTAKTSCVRRRFSEFVWLKKKLQKYAGLVPVPDLPKKTFFSFINDELIERRRKGLQSFLDKVLHMTVCLSDSQLHLFLQTQLPVKHIEDCVQGHTPYTVTEAILTYASSNRGWVQEEGDVDETQKLWPATLPYESVESPAPHLPSLQSPGATSSGPLNELTDVSDFEWRLSDAEQSSLDLKHGISHEQLPQEGESYIKLVVEVHPNLVVSVETEEEDGNIYSKETQRLDEDAKDLQSYDCEYLAPQIAGLIEDELQQGDAHNEEDLDQETSVAEDAVEVTSVDEVIEKKIDDINEAKKGSQDVGLELDSTVRQTPDKVLHEEDSGERIHKNEVTIDLSADAEKVLETAEDVALHYACEESTSNTDDQDKAEITEEHEVQENGVSDDNAVAQEVAINENEVHVGEVNKLNAKCLQPGSALLILEGSKEAVSMQTPPVTVSNLNANTADVNTLVLQAIEMDSKQCHEMDIPPIITTHQTDTNSHGN, from the exons Atggcaaaacaaagcaaagacagaaaagacaaaatcat ATGCCCATTGTGTCGTGTTACCTCTGGTAGGATGATCAGAAGTCAAGAGCAAGAT gaGTTCATTGCTGTGAGAGTTCAGGATCCTCGCGTGCAAAACGAAGGGTCGTGGAACTCATATGTGGACTTCAAAATTTTCCTTCAT ACAAACAGCAAAGCATTCACTGCCAAAACATCCTGTGTGAGGCGGCGATTCAGCGAGTTTGTGTGGTTGAAGAAAAAACTGCAAAAGTATGCTGGTCTAGT ACCTGTTCCTGATCTGCCGAAAAAGACTTTCTTCTCGTTTATTAATGATGAATTAATTGAAAGGAGGAGAAAAGGTCTTCAGAGCTTCTTGGATAA AGTGCTGCACATGACGGTATGCCTGTCAGATAGCCAGCTCCATCTTTTCCTGCAGACTCAGCTTCCTGTCAAGCACATTGAGGATTGTGTGCAGGGTCACACCCCTTACACTGTTACTGAAGCCATTCTGACTTATGCTTCCTCTAACCGTGGCTGGGTGCAGGAGGAAGGGGATGTGGACGAGACCCAAAAATTATGGCCCGCCACTCTTCCATATGAATCTGTAGAGag CCCTGCTCCTCACCTTCCTTCATTACAAAGTCCAGGAGCCACTTCCAGTGGGCCTCTAAATGAACTTACAGATGTTTCAGACTTTGAGTGGAGACTGAGTGATGCAGAACAGTCTTCACTTGACCTGAAGCACGGAATCAGCCATGAGCAGCTGCCTCAAGAGGGAGAGAGTTACATTAAACTAGTAGTTGAAGTCCACCCAAACCTTGTTGTTTCTGTAGAAACTGAGGAAGAGGACGGAAACATTTACTCAAAAGAAACGCAAAGGCTTGATGAAGATGCCAAGGATCTACAAAGTTATGATTGTGAATATCTAGCTCCACAAATTGCCGGACTCATTGAAGATGAGCTTCAGCAAGGAGATGCCCACAATGAAGAAGATCTTGATCAAGAAACGTCTGTTGCCGAAGACGCAGTTGAAGTTACCTCAGTAGACGAAGTCATCGAGAAAAAGATTGATGATATCAATGAAGCGAAGAAGGGAAGTCAAGATGTTGGACTTGAACTGGATAGCACTGTGAGACAAACCCCTGACAAGGTCCTTCATGAAGAAGATTCAGGAGAAAGGATCCATAAAAATGAAGTTACTATTGATCTCAGTGCTGATGCTGAGAAGGTACTTGAAACCGCAGAAGATGTTGCGCTCCATTATGCTTGCGAGGAGAGCACATCAAATACTGATGATCAAGATAAAGCTGAGATAACAGAGGAGCATGAGGTCCAAGAGAATGGAGTTAGTGACGACAATGCTGTTGCTCAGGAAGTGGCCATAAATGAGAATGAGGTGCATGTTGGCGAAGTGAACAAGCTCAATGCAAAATGTCTTCAACCTGGCAGTGCCCTTTTGATACTTGAGGGATCTAAGGAAGCGGTGAGCATGCAAACGCCCCCCGTGACTGTCAGTAACCTCAATGCCAATACTGCTGATGTCAACACACTTGTTTTACAAGCCATAGAGATGGATTCAAAGCAATGTCACGAGATGGACATTCCTCCTATCATCACTACACACCAAACAGATACCAATTCCCATGGGAATTAG
- the snx11 gene encoding sorting nexin-11 isoform X2 — MIRSQEQDEFIAVRVQDPRVQNEGSWNSYVDFKIFLHTNSKAFTAKTSCVRRRFSEFVWLKKKLQKYAGLVPVPDLPKKTFFSFINDELIERRRKGLQSFLDKVLHMTVCLSDSQLHLFLQTQLPVKHIEDCVQGHTPYTVTEAILTYASSNRGWVQEEGDVDETQKLWPATLPYESVESPAPHLPSLQSPGATSSGPLNELTDVSDFEWRLSDAEQSSLDLKHGISHEQLPQEGESYIKLVVEVHPNLVVSVETEEEDGNIYSKETQRLDEDAKDLQSYDCEYLAPQIAGLIEDELQQGDAHNEEDLDQETSVAEDAVEVTSVDEVIEKKIDDINEAKKGSQDVGLELDSTVRQTPDKVLHEEDSGERIHKNEVTIDLSADAEKVLETAEDVALHYACEESTSNTDDQDKAEITEEHEVQENGVSDDNAVAQEVAINENEVHVGEVNKLNAKCLQPGSALLILEGSKEAVSMQTPPVTVSNLNANTADVNTLVLQAIEMDSKQCHEMDIPPIITTHQTDTNSHGN; from the exons ATGATCAGAAGTCAAGAGCAAGAT gaGTTCATTGCTGTGAGAGTTCAGGATCCTCGCGTGCAAAACGAAGGGTCGTGGAACTCATATGTGGACTTCAAAATTTTCCTTCAT ACAAACAGCAAAGCATTCACTGCCAAAACATCCTGTGTGAGGCGGCGATTCAGCGAGTTTGTGTGGTTGAAGAAAAAACTGCAAAAGTATGCTGGTCTAGT ACCTGTTCCTGATCTGCCGAAAAAGACTTTCTTCTCGTTTATTAATGATGAATTAATTGAAAGGAGGAGAAAAGGTCTTCAGAGCTTCTTGGATAA AGTGCTGCACATGACGGTATGCCTGTCAGATAGCCAGCTCCATCTTTTCCTGCAGACTCAGCTTCCTGTCAAGCACATTGAGGATTGTGTGCAGGGTCACACCCCTTACACTGTTACTGAAGCCATTCTGACTTATGCTTCCTCTAACCGTGGCTGGGTGCAGGAGGAAGGGGATGTGGACGAGACCCAAAAATTATGGCCCGCCACTCTTCCATATGAATCTGTAGAGag CCCTGCTCCTCACCTTCCTTCATTACAAAGTCCAGGAGCCACTTCCAGTGGGCCTCTAAATGAACTTACAGATGTTTCAGACTTTGAGTGGAGACTGAGTGATGCAGAACAGTCTTCACTTGACCTGAAGCACGGAATCAGCCATGAGCAGCTGCCTCAAGAGGGAGAGAGTTACATTAAACTAGTAGTTGAAGTCCACCCAAACCTTGTTGTTTCTGTAGAAACTGAGGAAGAGGACGGAAACATTTACTCAAAAGAAACGCAAAGGCTTGATGAAGATGCCAAGGATCTACAAAGTTATGATTGTGAATATCTAGCTCCACAAATTGCCGGACTCATTGAAGATGAGCTTCAGCAAGGAGATGCCCACAATGAAGAAGATCTTGATCAAGAAACGTCTGTTGCCGAAGACGCAGTTGAAGTTACCTCAGTAGACGAAGTCATCGAGAAAAAGATTGATGATATCAATGAAGCGAAGAAGGGAAGTCAAGATGTTGGACTTGAACTGGATAGCACTGTGAGACAAACCCCTGACAAGGTCCTTCATGAAGAAGATTCAGGAGAAAGGATCCATAAAAATGAAGTTACTATTGATCTCAGTGCTGATGCTGAGAAGGTACTTGAAACCGCAGAAGATGTTGCGCTCCATTATGCTTGCGAGGAGAGCACATCAAATACTGATGATCAAGATAAAGCTGAGATAACAGAGGAGCATGAGGTCCAAGAGAATGGAGTTAGTGACGACAATGCTGTTGCTCAGGAAGTGGCCATAAATGAGAATGAGGTGCATGTTGGCGAAGTGAACAAGCTCAATGCAAAATGTCTTCAACCTGGCAGTGCCCTTTTGATACTTGAGGGATCTAAGGAAGCGGTGAGCATGCAAACGCCCCCCGTGACTGTCAGTAACCTCAATGCCAATACTGCTGATGTCAACACACTTGTTTTACAAGCCATAGAGATGGATTCAAAGCAATGTCACGAGATGGACATTCCTCCTATCATCACTACACACCAAACAGATACCAATTCCCATGGGAATTAG
- the arsg gene encoding arylsulfatase G isoform X3, with translation MKMAQFGLCLLLLYSGLIHHIKSHIKQEDKTSEKERPNFIIILADDIGWGDLWVNRPDNSTPTPWLDSLMLKGKRFTDFHSPASTCSPSRAALLTGRHGLRNGVTHNFAVGSVGGLPLNETTLAELLHEAGYYTAIIGKWHLGHNGSYNPVHRGFDYYFGIPYSNDMGCTDKPGLDLPSCPPCLHSQYITRKHEECYSKVALPLMENEIIIEQPLDTWSLKDRYATAAVNQIFTASISKKQPFLLYVALAHMHVPLFHNAFLNVTTQDPYTASLSDMDSLVGTIMQAVSSEQLENTLIWFTGDNGPWEQKCQFAGNVGPFVGKWQTSRAGGGSAKRTTWEGGHRVPTAVTWPKKIKPNSTSSALLSGLDIFPTILSLAGVKPPSDRRYDGIDITDILLNDSDTGHKSLMHPNSGAAGQFGDLQSVRLRHHKAFYITGGSVACDGGSGQQQYHNTPLIFDLSLDEAEETPLNPESEVYRSVLKEVEREREALLWDIATDKVSSADYTVNPAAVPCCQPHNPACRCHSLK, from the exons ATGAAAATGGCACAGTTTGGATTGTGTTTACTGCTTCTGTACTCTGGACTGATTCATCACATCAAAAGCCATATTAAACAGGAAGACAAAACTAGTGAAAAAGAACGACCCAATTTCATCATTATCCTAGCCGATGATATTGGATGGGGTGACCTCTGGGTGAACAGGCCTGACAACTCCACACCAACACCCTGGCTGGACTCATTAATGCTGAAGGGCAAAAG ATTCACAGACTTCCACTCTCCTGCCTCCACATGCTCGCCGTCACGTGCTGCCCTCCTGACCGGCAGACATGGGCTACGCAATGGGGTCACTCATAATTTCGCAGTGGGGTCAGTCGGAGGGCTGCCACTCAATGAGACAACGCTTGCTGAGCTCTTGCATGAAGCAGGTTATTACACAGCCATTATCG GAAAATGGCACCTTGGACACAACGGTTCCTACAATCCTGTACATAGAG GTTTTGACTATTACTTCGGTATTCCTTATAGCAATGACATGGGCTGCACTGACAAACCAGGTCTCGACCTTCCCAGCTGTCCTCCCTGTCTCCATAGTCAGTATATTACTAG GAAGCATGAAGAATGCTACTCTAAAGTGGCATTGCCTCTGATGGAAAACGAGATAATAATTGAACAACCCTTGGACACATGGAGCCTTAAAGACAGATATGCCACAGCGGCAGTCAATCAGATATTCACAGCCAG CATTTCGAAGAAGCAGCCGTTCCTACTGTACGTGGCTCTTGCTCACATGCATGTCCCACTGTTCCACAACGCCTTCCTAAACGTTACGACACAAGACCCTTACACAGCCAGCCTCAGTGACATGGACTCTTTGGTGGGGACAATCATGCAGGCGGTCAGCTCTGAGCAGCTGGAAAACACATTGATATGGTTCACTG GTGACAATGGCCCATGGGAGCAGAAGTGCCAGTTTGCTGGGAATGTTGGGCCTTTTGTCGGAAAATGGCAGACGAGCAGag CAGGTGGCGGCTCAGCCAAGAGAACCACATGGGAAGGAGGTCACAGAGTTCCCACAGCGGTCACATGGCCTAAGAAGATCAAACCCAACAGCACCAGCAGCGCCCTGCTGAG TGGTCTGGATATCTTTCCAACTATTCTCTCCCTGGCTGGTGTAAAACCTCCATCAGATCGACGCTATGACGGCATTGATATAACTGACATTCTGCTCAACGACTCTGACACAGGCCATAAG AGTCTCATGCATCCAAACAGCGGTGCTGCGGGACAGTTTGGCGACCTTCAAAGCGTCAGGCTGAGACATCACAAGGCATTTTACATCACAG GTGGATCAGTGGCATGCGATGGAGGAAGTGGACAGCAGCAGTATCACAACACCCCTCTGATATTTGACCTCTCACTGGACGAGGCAGAGGAGACCCCTCTGAACCCTGAGAGTGAAGTGTACAGATCTgtcctgaaggaagtggagagagagagggaggctcTGCTATGGGACATCGCCACAGATAAGGTATCATCGGCCGACTACACTGTGAATCCAGCTGCAGTCCCCTGCTGCCAGCCACACAACCCCGCCTGCAGATGTCACAGTTTAAAATGA
- the arsg gene encoding arylsulfatase G isoform X1, which produces MFTRDWCIRFSMKMAQFGLCLLLLYSGLIHHIKSHIKQEDKTSEKERPNFIIILADDIGWGDLWVNRPDNSTPTPWLDSLMLKGKRFTDFHSPASTCSPSRAALLTGRHGLRNGVTHNFAVGSVGGLPLNETTLAELLHEAGYYTAIIGKWHLGHNGSYNPVHRGFDYYFGIPYSNDMGCTDKPGLDLPSCPPCLHSQYITRKHEECYSKVALPLMENEIIIEQPLDTWSLKDRYATAAVNQIFTASISKKQPFLLYVALAHMHVPLFHNAFLNVTTQDPYTASLSDMDSLVGTIMQAVSSEQLENTLIWFTGDNGPWEQKCQFAGNVGPFVGKWQTSRAGGGSAKRTTWEGGHRVPTAVTWPKKIKPNSTSSALLSGLDIFPTILSLAGVKPPSDRRYDGIDITDILLNDSDTGHKSLMHPNSGAAGQFGDLQSVRLRHHKAFYITGGSVACDGGSGQQQYHNTPLIFDLSLDEAEETPLNPESEVYRSVLKEVEREREALLWDIATDKVSSADYTVNPAAVPCCQPHNPACRCHSLK; this is translated from the exons ATGTTTACAAGGGACTGGTGCATTAG ATTTAGCATGAAAATGGCACAGTTTGGATTGTGTTTACTGCTTCTGTACTCTGGACTGATTCATCACATCAAAAGCCATATTAAACAGGAAGACAAAACTAGTGAAAAAGAACGACCCAATTTCATCATTATCCTAGCCGATGATATTGGATGGGGTGACCTCTGGGTGAACAGGCCTGACAACTCCACACCAACACCCTGGCTGGACTCATTAATGCTGAAGGGCAAAAG ATTCACAGACTTCCACTCTCCTGCCTCCACATGCTCGCCGTCACGTGCTGCCCTCCTGACCGGCAGACATGGGCTACGCAATGGGGTCACTCATAATTTCGCAGTGGGGTCAGTCGGAGGGCTGCCACTCAATGAGACAACGCTTGCTGAGCTCTTGCATGAAGCAGGTTATTACACAGCCATTATCG GAAAATGGCACCTTGGACACAACGGTTCCTACAATCCTGTACATAGAG GTTTTGACTATTACTTCGGTATTCCTTATAGCAATGACATGGGCTGCACTGACAAACCAGGTCTCGACCTTCCCAGCTGTCCTCCCTGTCTCCATAGTCAGTATATTACTAG GAAGCATGAAGAATGCTACTCTAAAGTGGCATTGCCTCTGATGGAAAACGAGATAATAATTGAACAACCCTTGGACACATGGAGCCTTAAAGACAGATATGCCACAGCGGCAGTCAATCAGATATTCACAGCCAG CATTTCGAAGAAGCAGCCGTTCCTACTGTACGTGGCTCTTGCTCACATGCATGTCCCACTGTTCCACAACGCCTTCCTAAACGTTACGACACAAGACCCTTACACAGCCAGCCTCAGTGACATGGACTCTTTGGTGGGGACAATCATGCAGGCGGTCAGCTCTGAGCAGCTGGAAAACACATTGATATGGTTCACTG GTGACAATGGCCCATGGGAGCAGAAGTGCCAGTTTGCTGGGAATGTTGGGCCTTTTGTCGGAAAATGGCAGACGAGCAGag CAGGTGGCGGCTCAGCCAAGAGAACCACATGGGAAGGAGGTCACAGAGTTCCCACAGCGGTCACATGGCCTAAGAAGATCAAACCCAACAGCACCAGCAGCGCCCTGCTGAG TGGTCTGGATATCTTTCCAACTATTCTCTCCCTGGCTGGTGTAAAACCTCCATCAGATCGACGCTATGACGGCATTGATATAACTGACATTCTGCTCAACGACTCTGACACAGGCCATAAG AGTCTCATGCATCCAAACAGCGGTGCTGCGGGACAGTTTGGCGACCTTCAAAGCGTCAGGCTGAGACATCACAAGGCATTTTACATCACAG GTGGATCAGTGGCATGCGATGGAGGAAGTGGACAGCAGCAGTATCACAACACCCCTCTGATATTTGACCTCTCACTGGACGAGGCAGAGGAGACCCCTCTGAACCCTGAGAGTGAAGTGTACAGATCTgtcctgaaggaagtggagagagagagggaggctcTGCTATGGGACATCGCCACAGATAAGGTATCATCGGCCGACTACACTGTGAATCCAGCTGCAGTCCCCTGCTGCCAGCCACACAACCCCGCCTGCAGATGTCACAGTTTAAAATGA
- the arsg gene encoding arylsulfatase G isoform X2, giving the protein MFTRDWCIRFSMKMAQFGLCLLLLYSGLIHHIKSHIKQEDKTSEKERPNFIIILADDIGWGDLWVNRPDNSTPTPWLDSLMLKGKRFTDFHSPASTCSPSRAALLTGRHGLRNGVTHNFAVGSVGGLPLNETTLAELLHEAGYYTAIIGKWHLGHNGSYNPVHRGFDYYFGIPYSNDMGCTDKPGLDLPSCPPCLHSQYITRKHEECYSKVALPLMENEIIIEQPLDTWSLKDRYATAAVNQIFTASISKKQPFLLYVALAHMHVPLFHNAFLNVTTQDPYTASLSDMDSLVGTIMQAVSSEQLENTLIWFTGDNGPWEQKCQFAGNVGPFVGKWQTSRGGGSAKRTTWEGGHRVPTAVTWPKKIKPNSTSSALLSGLDIFPTILSLAGVKPPSDRRYDGIDITDILLNDSDTGHKSLMHPNSGAAGQFGDLQSVRLRHHKAFYITGGSVACDGGSGQQQYHNTPLIFDLSLDEAEETPLNPESEVYRSVLKEVEREREALLWDIATDKVSSADYTVNPAAVPCCQPHNPACRCHSLK; this is encoded by the exons ATGTTTACAAGGGACTGGTGCATTAG ATTTAGCATGAAAATGGCACAGTTTGGATTGTGTTTACTGCTTCTGTACTCTGGACTGATTCATCACATCAAAAGCCATATTAAACAGGAAGACAAAACTAGTGAAAAAGAACGACCCAATTTCATCATTATCCTAGCCGATGATATTGGATGGGGTGACCTCTGGGTGAACAGGCCTGACAACTCCACACCAACACCCTGGCTGGACTCATTAATGCTGAAGGGCAAAAG ATTCACAGACTTCCACTCTCCTGCCTCCACATGCTCGCCGTCACGTGCTGCCCTCCTGACCGGCAGACATGGGCTACGCAATGGGGTCACTCATAATTTCGCAGTGGGGTCAGTCGGAGGGCTGCCACTCAATGAGACAACGCTTGCTGAGCTCTTGCATGAAGCAGGTTATTACACAGCCATTATCG GAAAATGGCACCTTGGACACAACGGTTCCTACAATCCTGTACATAGAG GTTTTGACTATTACTTCGGTATTCCTTATAGCAATGACATGGGCTGCACTGACAAACCAGGTCTCGACCTTCCCAGCTGTCCTCCCTGTCTCCATAGTCAGTATATTACTAG GAAGCATGAAGAATGCTACTCTAAAGTGGCATTGCCTCTGATGGAAAACGAGATAATAATTGAACAACCCTTGGACACATGGAGCCTTAAAGACAGATATGCCACAGCGGCAGTCAATCAGATATTCACAGCCAG CATTTCGAAGAAGCAGCCGTTCCTACTGTACGTGGCTCTTGCTCACATGCATGTCCCACTGTTCCACAACGCCTTCCTAAACGTTACGACACAAGACCCTTACACAGCCAGCCTCAGTGACATGGACTCTTTGGTGGGGACAATCATGCAGGCGGTCAGCTCTGAGCAGCTGGAAAACACATTGATATGGTTCACTG GTGACAATGGCCCATGGGAGCAGAAGTGCCAGTTTGCTGGGAATGTTGGGCCTTTTGTCGGAAAATGGCAGACGAGCAGag GTGGCGGCTCAGCCAAGAGAACCACATGGGAAGGAGGTCACAGAGTTCCCACAGCGGTCACATGGCCTAAGAAGATCAAACCCAACAGCACCAGCAGCGCCCTGCTGAG TGGTCTGGATATCTTTCCAACTATTCTCTCCCTGGCTGGTGTAAAACCTCCATCAGATCGACGCTATGACGGCATTGATATAACTGACATTCTGCTCAACGACTCTGACACAGGCCATAAG AGTCTCATGCATCCAAACAGCGGTGCTGCGGGACAGTTTGGCGACCTTCAAAGCGTCAGGCTGAGACATCACAAGGCATTTTACATCACAG GTGGATCAGTGGCATGCGATGGAGGAAGTGGACAGCAGCAGTATCACAACACCCCTCTGATATTTGACCTCTCACTGGACGAGGCAGAGGAGACCCCTCTGAACCCTGAGAGTGAAGTGTACAGATCTgtcctgaaggaagtggagagagagagggaggctcTGCTATGGGACATCGCCACAGATAAGGTATCATCGGCCGACTACACTGTGAATCCAGCTGCAGTCCCCTGCTGCCAGCCACACAACCCCGCCTGCAGATGTCACAGTTTAAAATGA